The following proteins are encoded in a genomic region of Streptomyces sp. NBC_01723:
- a CDS encoding ROK family transcriptional regulator — translation MAGTAGTPGTPRVLRAMNDRAALDLLLEHGPLSRTRIGKLTGLSKPTASQLLARLEAAGLVLAGGTTEGRPGPGAQLYEVNPAAAYAAGLDVTPDRVLAAVADVTGRTVGRFELPTPGRRPVAPVVQQVTDALDGAVKAAGLARADVHRLVIGTPGAFDPGTGRLRYASHLPGWHSPALLDELAAALPMPVEYENDVNLAAVAEQRLGAARGHEDFVLLWNQEGLGAALVLGGRLHRGWTGGAGEVGFLPVPGAPLVRKVSRTGSGGFQELAGSQALPGLARELGLTDLPPGPYHEAAAALVARAAEADDEAHRRLLQTYATRLATGLASLVSVLDPELVVLSGTSLAAGGETLRDLVQDELEELAASRPRLVVGDVTDHPVLRGALESALATTRDEVFDTSR, via the coding sequence ATGGCAGGAACCGCCGGCACGCCGGGCACCCCGCGCGTCCTGCGCGCCATGAACGACCGGGCCGCCCTGGACCTCCTGCTGGAGCACGGGCCGCTGTCCCGGACCCGGATCGGCAAGCTGACCGGCCTGTCCAAGCCGACCGCCTCCCAGCTGCTGGCCCGCCTGGAGGCCGCGGGCCTGGTACTGGCCGGCGGCACCACCGAGGGCCGCCCGGGCCCCGGCGCCCAGCTCTACGAGGTCAACCCGGCCGCCGCGTACGCCGCCGGTCTGGACGTCACCCCGGACCGCGTCCTGGCCGCGGTCGCCGACGTCACCGGGCGCACCGTCGGCCGCTTCGAACTGCCGACCCCTGGCCGGCGGCCGGTCGCCCCGGTGGTCCAGCAGGTCACCGACGCCCTCGACGGCGCGGTGAAGGCCGCCGGGCTGGCCCGGGCCGACGTCCACCGCCTCGTCATCGGCACCCCGGGCGCCTTCGACCCGGGCACCGGGCGGCTGCGCTACGCCTCCCACCTGCCGGGCTGGCACTCCCCCGCCCTCCTCGACGAACTCGCCGCCGCGCTGCCGATGCCGGTCGAGTACGAGAACGACGTGAACCTCGCGGCCGTGGCCGAGCAGCGCCTCGGCGCGGCCCGGGGGCACGAGGACTTCGTGCTCCTGTGGAACCAGGAGGGCCTGGGCGCCGCCCTGGTGCTCGGCGGCCGGCTGCACCGCGGCTGGACCGGCGGCGCGGGCGAGGTCGGGTTCCTGCCGGTGCCGGGCGCACCGCTGGTCCGCAAGGTCAGCCGGACCGGCAGCGGCGGCTTCCAGGAACTCGCCGGCTCCCAGGCCCTGCCGGGGCTCGCCCGGGAGCTGGGACTCACCGACCTTCCCCCGGGGCCGTACCACGAGGCCGCCGCCGCCCTCGTCGCCCGTGCCGCCGAGGCCGACGACGAAGCGCACCGCCGGCTGCTCCAGACCTACGCCACCCGTCTGGCCACCGGCCTCGCCTCCCTCGTCTCGGTGCTCGACCCCGAGCTGGTGGTCCTGAGCGGCACCTCGCTCGCCGCCGGCGGCGAGACGCTGCGCGACCTGGTCCAGGACGAGCTGGAGGAACTGGCCGCCTCCCGGCCCCGGCTCGTCGTCGGTGACGTGACCGACCACCCCGTACTGCGCGGCGCGCTGGAGAGCGCCCTCGCGACCACCCGCGACGAGGTCTTCGACACCTCGCGCTGA
- a CDS encoding N-acetylglucosamine kinase produces MGLTASVLAVDAGNSKTDVAVVTADGEVLATARGGPFRPPAVGVERAVDTLAEAVARAFAAAGVGSVEHVSACLANADLPVEEEQLAAALHARAWGARVDVRNDTFAILRAGVDEPLGVAVVCGAGVNCVGMRPDGRTARFPAIGRLSGDWGGGWGLAEEALWHAARAEDGRGGPTELARALPAHFGLDSMYALIEALHLRHVEPARRHELTPVLFATAAAGDPLARSVVDRQADEVVAMATVALTRLDLLSEPAPVLLGGSVLAARHPQLDDRIRELLAARAPKAVPTVVTARPVLGAALLGLDGVGAAAGARARVRERFAA; encoded by the coding sequence GTGGGCCTGACCGCGAGCGTCCTCGCCGTCGACGCGGGCAACAGCAAGACCGACGTCGCCGTGGTGACGGCGGACGGGGAGGTACTGGCCACGGCCCGCGGCGGCCCCTTCCGGCCGCCCGCGGTGGGCGTCGAACGGGCCGTGGACACCCTGGCGGAGGCGGTGGCGCGGGCCTTCGCGGCGGCCGGTGTCGGCTCCGTCGAGCACGTGTCGGCGTGCCTGGCCAACGCCGACCTGCCCGTGGAGGAGGAGCAACTGGCCGCCGCGCTGCACGCGCGCGCGTGGGGCGCGCGTGTCGACGTCCGCAACGACACCTTCGCGATCCTGCGGGCGGGTGTCGACGAGCCGCTCGGCGTCGCCGTCGTGTGCGGGGCCGGCGTCAACTGCGTCGGCATGCGCCCCGACGGGCGCACCGCCCGCTTCCCGGCCATCGGGCGCCTGTCCGGCGACTGGGGCGGCGGCTGGGGGCTGGCCGAGGAGGCGCTGTGGCACGCGGCGCGCGCGGAGGACGGCCGGGGCGGGCCCACGGAACTGGCCCGGGCCCTGCCGGCGCACTTCGGGCTCGACTCGATGTACGCCCTCATCGAGGCCCTGCACCTGCGGCACGTCGAGCCCGCCCGGCGCCACGAGCTGACCCCCGTGCTGTTCGCCACGGCGGCGGCCGGCGATCCGCTCGCCCGGTCGGTCGTGGACCGGCAGGCCGACGAGGTGGTGGCGATGGCGACGGTCGCGCTGACCCGTCTGGACCTGCTGTCCGAACCGGCGCCGGTCCTGCTCGGCGGCAGCGTCCTGGCGGCACGCCATCCGCAACTCGACGACCGGATACGGGAGCTGCTGGCGGCCCGCGCCCCCAAGGCCGTCCCCACGGTGGTGACCGCGCGGCCGGTGCTGGGCGCGGCGCTGCTGGGTCTGGACGGGGTGGGCGCGGCGGCCGGGGCCCGTGCGCGGGTGCGGGAGCGGTTCGCGGCCTGA
- a CDS encoding 6-phospho-beta-glucosidase translates to MKLTVVGGGSTYTPELIDGFARLRDTLPVGELVLVDPAADRLELVGGLARRILARQGHDGRVVTTSDLDAAVEGADAVLLQLRVGGQAAREQDETWPLECGCVGQETTGAGGLAKALRTVPVVLDIAERVRRANPDAWIIDFTNPVGIVTRALLQAGHRAVGLCNVAIGLQRKFAALLGVTPADVHLDHVGLNHLTWETGVRLGGPEGEDVLPRLLADHGDAVAADLRLPRPLLDRLGVVPSYYLRYYYAHDEVVDELRTKPSRAAEVAEMERQLLEMYGDPALDEKPALLAKRGGAYYSEAAVDLAAALLGGAGSPYQVVNTYNRGTLPFLPDDAVIEVPAAVGAKGAAPLPVAAVDPLYAGLMANVTAYEDLALDAALRGGRDRVFRALLAHPLVGQFGYAERLTDRLIAHNREHLAWA, encoded by the coding sequence ATGAAACTCACCGTGGTCGGCGGCGGTTCGACCTACACGCCCGAACTGATCGACGGCTTCGCCCGGTTGCGGGACACCCTGCCGGTCGGGGAACTGGTCCTCGTCGACCCGGCGGCGGACCGGCTGGAGCTGGTGGGCGGCCTCGCCCGCCGCATCCTCGCCCGGCAGGGACACGACGGCCGGGTCGTCACCACCTCCGACCTGGACGCGGCCGTGGAGGGCGCCGACGCCGTACTGCTCCAGTTGCGCGTCGGCGGCCAGGCGGCCCGCGAGCAGGACGAGACCTGGCCGCTGGAGTGCGGCTGCGTCGGCCAGGAGACGACGGGGGCGGGCGGCCTGGCCAAGGCGCTGCGCACGGTGCCGGTGGTGCTGGACATCGCCGAGCGGGTCCGGCGGGCCAACCCGGACGCCTGGATCATCGACTTCACCAACCCGGTCGGCATCGTGACCCGGGCCCTGCTCCAGGCGGGGCACCGGGCGGTCGGCCTGTGCAACGTGGCGATCGGGCTCCAGCGCAAGTTCGCCGCGCTGCTCGGCGTGACACCCGCCGACGTCCACCTCGACCACGTGGGCCTCAACCACCTCACCTGGGAGACCGGCGTCCGGCTCGGCGGCCCCGAGGGCGAGGACGTCCTGCCCCGGCTGCTCGCCGACCACGGGGACGCGGTCGCCGCCGACCTCCGCCTGCCCCGCCCGCTCCTGGACCGCCTCGGCGTCGTCCCCTCCTACTACCTGCGCTACTACTACGCGCACGACGAGGTCGTGGACGAACTGCGCACCAAGCCCTCACGGGCCGCCGAGGTGGCGGAGATGGAGCGGCAACTGCTGGAGATGTACGGCGATCCGGCCCTGGACGAGAAGCCCGCCCTGCTCGCCAAGCGCGGCGGCGCCTACTACTCGGAGGCCGCCGTCGACCTGGCCGCCGCCCTGCTCGGCGGTGCCGGCTCCCCGTACCAGGTGGTCAACACGTACAACCGGGGCACGCTGCCCTTCCTGCCCGACGACGCCGTGATCGAGGTGCCGGCCGCGGTGGGCGCCAAGGGTGCCGCCCCGCTGCCGGTGGCGGCCGTGGACCCGCTGTACGCGGGCCTGATGGCGAACGTGACCGCGTACGAGGACCTCGCCCTGGACGCCGCCCTGCGCGGCGGCCGGGACCGGGTCTTCCGGGCGCTGCTCGCCCACCCCCTCGTCGGCCAGTTCGGGTACGCCGAGCGGCTCACCGACCGGCTGATCGCACACAACCGGGAGCACCTGGCGTGGGCCTGA
- a CDS encoding glutamate ABC transporter substrate-binding protein, which produces MRAWRLRTGLKGWGGVGAMAFACALAVLFALLLPLVRSHGEGGGAYDGHGIAHGGQARAAQECPDPEKQTLAPSGADGPTIDEIRGREGEKRKLIVGVDQNSYRWGYRDPNSGGDAELEGFDIDLAHRIAEDILGDADAVQFKAIPTNQREPAIQDGRVDMVVRTMTINCARLEKVAFSAPYFRTGQQLLAPKSSPITGYDDTLAGRSICTAAGSTALSTLEQDRKDGRLAADADLGTTVPNQLDCLVRLQLGEVDAVVTDGALAASQAAQDPTVQLKGDPFTTEYYGVAMKKDADDLVRRVNRILEEWRADRTDGWQNSYDEWLSPTMGDDPAQSEPPAPEYLRKS; this is translated from the coding sequence ATGCGTGCGTGGCGATTGCGGACCGGACTGAAGGGCTGGGGCGGGGTGGGCGCGATGGCCTTCGCCTGCGCCCTCGCGGTGCTGTTCGCCCTGCTCCTGCCGTTGGTCCGCTCGCACGGCGAGGGCGGCGGCGCCTACGACGGCCACGGCATCGCCCACGGCGGCCAGGCCCGGGCCGCGCAGGAGTGCCCGGACCCGGAGAAGCAGACCCTCGCCCCGTCCGGGGCCGACGGCCCCACCATCGACGAGATCCGGGGCCGCGAGGGCGAGAAGCGCAAGCTGATCGTCGGCGTCGACCAGAACAGCTACCGCTGGGGCTACCGCGACCCGAACAGCGGCGGCGACGCCGAGCTGGAGGGCTTCGACATCGACCTGGCGCACCGCATCGCGGAGGACATCCTCGGCGACGCGGACGCCGTGCAGTTCAAGGCCATACCCACCAACCAGCGCGAGCCGGCGATCCAGGACGGCCGGGTCGACATGGTGGTCCGCACCATGACCATCAACTGCGCCCGCCTGGAGAAGGTCGCCTTCTCCGCCCCCTACTTCCGCACCGGCCAGCAGCTGCTCGCCCCCAAGTCGTCCCCGATCACCGGGTACGACGACACGCTGGCCGGCAGGAGCATCTGCACGGCGGCCGGTTCCACCGCGCTGAGCACACTGGAGCAGGACCGGAAGGACGGCCGGCTCGCCGCCGACGCCGACCTCGGCACCACCGTGCCCAACCAACTCGACTGTCTGGTGCGGCTCCAGCTCGGCGAGGTCGACGCGGTGGTCACCGACGGCGCGCTCGCCGCGAGCCAGGCCGCGCAGGACCCGACGGTGCAGCTGAAGGGCGACCCCTTCACCACCGAGTACTACGGCGTGGCGATGAAGAAGGACGCCGACGATCTGGTACGCCGGGTCAACCGGATCCTGGAGGAGTGGCGCGCCGACCGGACCGACGGCTGGCAGAACTCGTACGACGAGTGGCTGTCCCCGACCATGGGCGACGACCCGGCGCAGTCGGAGCCGCCGGCCCCGGAGTACCTGCGCAAGAGCTGA
- a CDS encoding carbohydrate ABC transporter permease: MTQVLDRPVAAGTTPPTARRAARRRVFLEWIGVHALGVAAALFFTLPFVFVVLTSLMSDQQALTRDLWPHTWEWGNYRTVLDTPGFLTWWRNTLLYAGLGTALTVVSSVPVAYALAKFRFRGRHLSLMLVISMMMLPPQVIIIPMYLFWAKQLDLSGTLWPLIIPMAFGDAFSIFLLRQFLLTIPDEYLDAAKVDGCGELRTLLKVVLPMAKPGIAAVALFQFFYAWNDYFGPQIYASENPGAWTLSYGLESFKGAHHTDWNLTMAATVLVMAPVILVFFFAQKAFVEGVTLTGVKG; the protein is encoded by the coding sequence ATGACCCAGGTACTGGACCGGCCCGTGGCGGCCGGCACGACACCACCCACCGCACGGCGTGCCGCCCGCCGGCGCGTGTTCCTGGAGTGGATCGGCGTCCACGCCCTGGGCGTCGCCGCCGCCCTGTTCTTCACCCTGCCGTTCGTCTTCGTGGTGCTCACCTCGCTGATGAGCGACCAGCAGGCCCTCACCCGGGACCTGTGGCCGCACACCTGGGAGTGGGGCAACTACCGCACGGTCCTGGACACGCCCGGCTTCCTCACCTGGTGGCGGAACACACTGCTCTACGCCGGTCTGGGCACCGCATTGACCGTCGTGTCCTCGGTGCCCGTGGCCTACGCGCTGGCCAAGTTCCGCTTCCGGGGGCGGCATCTGTCCCTGATGCTGGTGATCTCGATGATGATGCTGCCCCCGCAGGTGATCATCATCCCGATGTACCTGTTCTGGGCGAAGCAGCTGGACCTGTCCGGCACCCTCTGGCCGCTGATCATCCCGATGGCGTTCGGCGACGCGTTCTCCATCTTCCTGCTGCGCCAGTTCCTGCTGACCATCCCGGACGAGTACCTGGACGCGGCCAAGGTCGACGGCTGCGGGGAGCTGCGCACCCTGCTGAAGGTCGTCCTGCCGATGGCGAAACCGGGCATCGCGGCGGTGGCCCTCTTCCAGTTCTTCTACGCCTGGAACGACTACTTCGGCCCGCAGATCTACGCCTCCGAGAACCCCGGCGCCTGGACCCTCTCCTACGGCCTGGAGTCATTCAAGGGCGCCCACCACACCGACTGGAACCTCACCATGGCCGCGACCGTGCTGGTCATGGCCCCCGTGATCCTCGTGTTCTTCTTCGCGCAGAAGGCGTTCGTCGAGGGCGTCACACTGACCGGAGTAAAGGGTTGA
- a CDS encoding carbohydrate ABC transporter permease, which translates to MTTNTLRAKRRSSALRTLAFMSPWLVGFGVFFAYPLVSTVYFSLMRYDGFGVPEFRGLDNWVYVFQDYPLFWPALRNTLWLVVVMVTCRVVFGLGIGLLITKIRTGAGVFRTLFYLPYLAPPVAATLAFVFLLNPGTGPVNSVLEGLGVHAPGWFTDAAWSKPALTALALWGVGDLMVIFMAALLDVPKEQYEAAELDGASAWQRFRFVTLPNISPIVLFAVVTGVIQTMQYYTQPLVAGKVASGIIGGSGQSFEPGYPDKSTLTLPQLVYNLGFQRFDYGSACVVALVLFALAMACTALLMRRRGGLIQAGDR; encoded by the coding sequence ATGACCACGAACACCCTCCGCGCGAAGCGCCGTTCCTCGGCGCTGCGCACGCTGGCCTTCATGTCACCGTGGCTCGTCGGGTTCGGCGTCTTCTTCGCCTACCCCCTGGTGTCCACCGTGTACTTCTCGCTGATGAGGTACGACGGCTTCGGGGTCCCGGAGTTCCGGGGCCTGGACAACTGGGTGTACGTCTTCCAGGACTACCCCCTGTTCTGGCCGGCCCTGCGCAACACCCTGTGGCTGGTCGTGGTGATGGTGACCTGCCGGGTCGTGTTCGGGCTCGGGATCGGGCTGCTCATCACGAAGATCAGGACGGGGGCCGGAGTCTTCCGCACCCTCTTCTACCTCCCCTACCTCGCCCCGCCGGTCGCCGCGACGCTGGCCTTCGTCTTCCTCCTCAACCCCGGCACCGGACCGGTCAACTCCGTCCTGGAGGGCCTGGGCGTCCACGCGCCCGGCTGGTTCACGGACGCCGCCTGGTCCAAGCCGGCGCTGACCGCGCTCGCGCTGTGGGGCGTGGGCGACCTCATGGTCATCTTCATGGCCGCGCTGCTCGACGTACCGAAGGAGCAGTACGAGGCGGCGGAGCTGGACGGGGCGTCGGCGTGGCAGCGGTTCCGGTTCGTGACGCTGCCGAACATCTCGCCGATCGTGCTGTTCGCCGTGGTCACCGGCGTGATCCAGACGATGCAGTACTACACGCAGCCGCTGGTCGCGGGGAAGGTCGCCTCCGGGATCATCGGCGGCTCCGGCCAGTCCTTCGAGCCGGGCTACCCGGACAAGTCGACCCTCACGCTCCCCCAGCTCGTCTACAACCTCGGCTTCCAGCGCTTCGACTACGGCTCCGCGTGCGTGGTCGCCCTCGTGCTGTTCGCGCTGGCCATGGCGTGCACGGCGCTGCTGATGCGCCGCCGGGGCGGACTGATCCAGGCAGGTGACCGATGA
- a CDS encoding tetratricopeptide repeat protein — MSVRSSGSGAGSTARGRLGAGLVEVPAIPRPDPREMVMERPEVPERKRFCSRSDCGGPVGRSRGERPGRTEGFCTKCGHPYSFVPKLKTGDVVHGQYEVVGCLAHGGLGWIYLAVDKAVSDRWVVLKGLLDTGDQDAMEAAISERRFLAEIEHANIVRIYNFVEHLDQRTGSLDGYIVMEYVGGKSLKEIANARRSPAGRRDPLPVEQACAYGIEALEALGHLHSRKLLYCDFKVDNAIQTEDQLKLIDMGAVRRMDDDESAIYGTVGYQAPEVADVGPSVASDLYTVGRTLAVLTFDFQGYTTVYADSLPDPDTIEVFRQYESFYRLLVRATDPDPARRFASAQEMAEQLTGVLREVVSLQTGRARPALSTLFGPEVRVTDTELFPRLDGEVSRLGARTTVRARGRGSGAGGSLPGGPGSATELPGGTGPAVGAPGGTVAGATPGSGTGGATGSAPGGGASASLPGAVSAVGGLDGGTSGLVKDADAPTASLALPVPRVDAGDPNAGFLAGLMASAPGELLTALAAAPAPSTETRLRQVRARLENGDAPGALTALETLEGERPDDWRVVWYRGLAALVTGGHEDAALAFDAIYDAFPGETAPKLALGLCAEVLGQLDNAAEYYRLVWSTDPSHVSAAFGLARVQLAGGDRTGAVRTLESVPESSVHCTAARVAAVRARLRRRTAGAGDVVFLDDLTAAARQVEALDVYGLDPARREQLSAEVLGCALDWVLSGGRGSVPPAAGGRTLLGSALDERGLRFGLERSYRTLARLARDGEERIDLVERANRYRPRTWV; from the coding sequence GTGTCGGTGCGCAGTTCCGGTTCGGGCGCCGGTTCCACCGCGCGGGGGCGCCTGGGGGCCGGACTCGTCGAGGTCCCGGCGATCCCGCGGCCCGACCCGCGCGAGATGGTCATGGAGCGTCCGGAGGTGCCGGAGCGGAAGCGGTTCTGCTCGCGCTCGGACTGCGGGGGGCCGGTCGGGCGCTCCCGCGGCGAGCGGCCGGGCCGTACGGAGGGCTTCTGCACCAAGTGCGGCCACCCGTACTCGTTCGTGCCCAAGCTGAAGACCGGCGACGTCGTGCACGGACAGTACGAGGTGGTGGGCTGCCTCGCGCACGGCGGGCTGGGCTGGATCTACCTCGCCGTCGACAAGGCCGTCTCCGACCGCTGGGTGGTCCTCAAGGGCCTGCTGGACACCGGCGACCAGGACGCGATGGAGGCGGCGATCTCCGAGCGGCGGTTCCTCGCCGAGATCGAGCACGCCAACATCGTGCGGATCTACAACTTCGTCGAGCACCTCGACCAGCGCACCGGCTCCCTCGACGGCTACATCGTCATGGAGTACGTGGGCGGCAAGTCGCTCAAGGAGATCGCCAACGCCCGCCGCTCCCCAGCGGGCAGACGCGACCCGCTGCCGGTGGAGCAGGCCTGCGCGTACGGCATCGAGGCGCTGGAGGCGCTCGGCCACCTGCACAGCCGCAAGCTGCTGTACTGCGACTTCAAGGTCGACAACGCCATCCAGACCGAGGACCAGCTCAAGCTCATCGACATGGGCGCGGTCCGCCGCATGGACGACGACGAGTCGGCGATCTACGGCACGGTGGGGTACCAGGCGCCGGAGGTGGCCGACGTGGGCCCGTCGGTGGCCTCCGACCTGTACACCGTGGGACGCACCCTGGCCGTGCTGACGTTCGACTTCCAGGGGTACACCACCGTCTACGCCGACTCGCTGCCCGACCCCGACACCATCGAGGTGTTCCGGCAGTACGAGTCCTTCTACCGGCTGCTGGTGCGCGCCACCGACCCGGACCCGGCCCGCAGGTTCGCCTCCGCTCAGGAGATGGCGGAGCAGCTGACGGGTGTGCTGCGCGAGGTGGTCTCGCTCCAGACCGGGCGTGCCCGGCCCGCGCTCTCCACGCTCTTCGGGCCCGAGGTCCGGGTGACGGACACGGAGCTGTTCCCCCGGCTGGACGGGGAGGTGTCGCGGCTGGGCGCCCGGACGACGGTCCGCGCGCGAGGGCGCGGCTCCGGCGCGGGTGGGTCCCTGCCGGGCGGCCCGGGGTCCGCGACCGAGCTGCCGGGCGGGACGGGACCGGCGGTGGGAGCGCCGGGCGGGACGGTCGCGGGGGCCACGCCGGGCTCCGGTACGGGCGGCGCGACGGGCTCGGCCCCCGGCGGGGGCGCGAGCGCGTCGCTGCCGGGCGCGGTGAGCGCGGTCGGCGGGCTCGACGGCGGCACCTCCGGGCTGGTCAAGGACGCCGACGCGCCCACCGCGTCCCTCGCCCTGCCGGTCCCCCGGGTCGACGCGGGCGACCCCAACGCGGGCTTTCTGGCCGGGCTCATGGCGTCCGCGCCGGGCGAGCTGCTGACCGCGCTGGCCGCCGCCCCGGCGCCGTCGACCGAGACCCGGCTGCGGCAGGTCAGGGCCCGGCTGGAGAACGGCGACGCGCCCGGCGCGCTGACGGCCCTGGAGACGCTGGAGGGCGAACGGCCCGACGACTGGCGGGTGGTCTGGTACCGCGGGCTGGCCGCACTGGTGACCGGGGGACACGAGGACGCCGCGCTGGCCTTCGACGCGATCTACGACGCCTTCCCCGGCGAGACCGCGCCCAAGCTGGCGCTCGGCCTGTGCGCGGAGGTGCTGGGACAGCTCGACAACGCCGCCGAGTACTACCGCCTGGTGTGGTCGACCGACCCGAGCCATGTGAGCGCCGCGTTCGGCCTGGCCCGGGTGCAGCTGGCCGGCGGCGACCGGACCGGTGCCGTACGGACGCTGGAGTCGGTGCCGGAGTCGTCGGTGCACTGCACGGCCGCGCGGGTCGCGGCCGTCCGGGCCCGGCTGCGGCGGCGTACGGCGGGCGCCGGCGACGTGGTCTTCCTGGACGACCTGACGGCCGCCGCCCGGCAGGTCGAGGCCCTGGACGTGTACGGTCTGGATCCGGCGCGGCGCGAGCAACTGTCGGCCGAGGTCCTCGGTTGCGCGCTGGACTGGGTACTCTCCGGAGGTCGGGGTTCCGTCCCTCCCGCCGCCGGAGGACGGACGCTGCTCGGCAGCGCCCTGGACGAACGCGGCCTGCGCTTCGGCCTGGAGCGTTCGTACCGCACGCTGGCCCGGCTGGCGCGGGACGGCGAGGAGAGGATCGACCTGGTGGAACGTGCAAATCGTTACCGCCCCCGGACGTGGGTGTAG
- a CDS encoding ABC transporter substrate-binding protein — MPGISRKAALAVAASASLALLATACTGQADSGASDDPNARTTLTFWHGWSAPAEVKAVQANVDRFEKAHPNIKVKVVGNINDDKLNQALRAGGSSGPDVVSSFTTSNIGKFCSSGAFADLKPFIEKSKLDLDTLIPKPMLDYTQFEGVRCALPLLGDAYGLYYDKDAFAAAGIKAPPRTWSEFAEVAKKLTKPKGDGYEQLGFMPNYHGYETVVDHYMSQWDHAYFDQDGKSSVAEDPAFAEMFTYQKKLVDDLGGFDRLEKYRNTFGDEWGAEHPFHTGQVAMQLDGEWRLGMAKDAGVDFEIGTAPMPVADDEVDEYGKGFLSGTVMGIAPQSEKKNAAWELVKYMTTDTGAVVAFANAIRNVPSTFPALKSPDLRTDPAFKTFLDIARHPGSNSPPASVNGSTYQLTLQDFGYQYESGKVKDLEAGLEKTAEQIDRDIEQTK, encoded by the coding sequence ATGCCCGGAATATCCAGAAAGGCCGCCCTCGCGGTCGCCGCCTCCGCCTCCCTCGCCCTGCTCGCCACCGCCTGTACCGGCCAGGCCGATTCCGGCGCCTCCGACGACCCGAACGCCAGGACCACCCTCACCTTCTGGCACGGCTGGAGCGCGCCCGCCGAGGTGAAGGCCGTCCAGGCCAACGTCGACCGCTTCGAGAAGGCGCACCCCAACATCAAGGTGAAGGTCGTCGGCAACATCAACGACGACAAGCTCAACCAGGCGCTGCGCGCGGGCGGTTCGAGCGGGCCCGACGTGGTGTCCTCGTTCACCACCTCCAACATCGGCAAGTTCTGCTCGTCGGGCGCCTTCGCCGACCTGAAGCCCTTCATCGAGAAGTCGAAGCTCGACCTGGACACGCTCATCCCGAAGCCGATGCTGGACTACACGCAGTTCGAGGGCGTGCGCTGCGCCCTGCCCCTGCTCGGCGACGCCTACGGCCTCTACTACGACAAGGACGCCTTCGCGGCGGCCGGCATCAAGGCCCCGCCCAGGACCTGGTCCGAGTTCGCCGAGGTGGCGAAGAAGCTGACCAAGCCGAAGGGCGACGGCTACGAGCAGCTCGGCTTCATGCCGAACTACCACGGCTACGAGACCGTCGTCGACCACTACATGTCCCAGTGGGACCACGCCTACTTCGACCAGGACGGCAAGTCGAGCGTCGCCGAGGACCCGGCCTTCGCGGAGATGTTCACGTACCAGAAGAAGCTCGTCGACGACCTCGGCGGCTTCGACAGGCTGGAGAAGTACCGCAACACCTTCGGTGACGAGTGGGGCGCCGAACACCCGTTCCACACCGGCCAGGTGGCGATGCAGCTCGACGGCGAGTGGCGGCTCGGCATGGCCAAGGACGCCGGGGTGGACTTCGAGATCGGCACGGCGCCGATGCCCGTCGCCGACGACGAGGTGGACGAGTACGGCAAGGGGTTCCTGTCCGGCACCGTCATGGGCATCGCGCCGCAGAGCGAGAAGAAGAACGCCGCGTGGGAGCTGGTGAAGTACATGACGACCGACACCGGGGCCGTCGTCGCCTTCGCCAACGCCATCCGCAACGTGCCCTCCACGTTCCCGGCCCTGAAGTCCCCGGACCTCAGGACCGACCCCGCGTTCAAGACCTTCCTGGACATCGCCCGGCACCCCGGGTCGAACTCCCCGCCGGCCTCCGTCAACGGCTCCACGTACCAGCTCACGCTCCAGGACTTCGGGTACCAGTACGAGTCGGGCAAGGTGAAGGATCTCGAGGCCGGGCTGGAGAAGACCGCCGAGCAGATCGACCGCGACATCGAGCAGACGAAGTAG